In Thermodesulfobacteriota bacterium, a single window of DNA contains:
- a CDS encoding sugar phosphate isomerase/epimerase family protein, producing the protein MQIGLMNNPMEPFEKEILAIGNAGYDFVDLTIEGPHIQHSDIDRIKSFLQRYGLFIVGHTDPCLPYAYPIKGIRDASIKELERCASIFSALGARVMNIHPCYTFPPAMKANQIELNIEALSDIVEMASSFQLTVAFENFRPPFDSVSTFKKILAKVPGLKVHLDFGHGNMGIDDGVAFCKEFGEEIVHVHLSDNMASGDHHIPLGSGNIEWRNAIQTLKSVGYNGAITLEIFCSDDTVRFEYLEISRKLLHRYWG; encoded by the coding sequence ATGCAGATAGGGCTTATGAACAATCCTATGGAGCCATTTGAAAAAGAAATCTTAGCCATTGGCAATGCCGGTTATGACTTTGTAGACTTAACCATAGAGGGACCACACATACAACACTCAGACATTGATAGAATAAAGTCCTTTCTTCAGCGCTATGGGCTCTTCATAGTTGGCCATACCGACCCCTGTTTACCTTATGCCTACCCAATTAAAGGTATACGTGACGCATCCATAAAGGAACTTGAACGTTGTGCCTCTATATTCTCCGCTCTTGGTGCCAGGGTAATGAATATCCATCCATGTTATACCTTTCCACCTGCCATGAAGGCAAACCAGATCGAGCTCAACATAGAGGCACTATCTGACATAGTTGAAATGGCAAGTTCTTTTCAGTTAACGGTCGCTTTTGAAAATTTCAGGCCCCCTTTTGATTCTGTCTCCACATTCAAAAAGATTTTGGCAAAAGTTCCCGGGCTGAAGGTACACCTTGACTTTGGACATGGAAACATGGGCATCGATGACGGGGTTGCATTTTGTAAAGAATTTGGGGAAGAGATCGTTCATGTTCATCTTTCAGACAACATGGCGTCAGGTGATCACCATATTCCGTTAGGTTCAGGAAATATAGAGTGGAGAAACGCCATACAGACACTGAAGTCTGTAGGATACAACGGGGCAATTACACTGGAAATCTTTTGCAGTGATGATACTGTTCGTTTTGAGTACCTGGAAATAAGCCGTAAGCTTCTTCACAGATACTGGGGGTGA
- a CDS encoding pyruvate carboxyltransferase, which produces MMELKYPKKVRLGDITVRDGFQHEEHFIPTEAKLFYLEELILCGFKRLEVTNFGNPKGMPQFKDADELMKQLRGSKKLAKAGINWEEIELTAITIREQAVDRAIEAKKEGWGPDRILMMVSTDEQHHFANSGTSLPAYWKEAERCTKKAADVGIKMCGCVSTIWGSPISGPTKLEDAVEFSKRWLDIGAADIEHADHDGSAPPNQVYRYYSMVLDTMPNTDLHVGHFHVTRGWGLANVLAALQAGIDIFEGTIGGLGGQPANFIDGVPVTGTGAYYYKDPNVVGLATMEDMAVMMDEMGIEIGINVDRLLELGTLMEKTIGRRLRSEAILNGRIPKKPREEFKRKGLAKVKEKLGEKPDQIYPDGWPEKAQYKGK; this is translated from the coding sequence ATTATGGAATTGAAATACCCTAAGAAGGTTAGGTTAGGGGATATAACCGTGCGAGATGGGTTTCAGCATGAAGAACACTTCATACCTACAGAAGCAAAGCTCTTTTACCTGGAAGAGTTAATCCTGTGTGGTTTCAAACGCCTTGAGGTAACAAATTTTGGGAATCCCAAAGGGATGCCCCAGTTCAAAGACGCAGATGAGTTAATGAAACAGTTAAGGGGAAGCAAGAAATTAGCAAAGGCAGGTATTAACTGGGAGGAAATAGAACTCACAGCGATCACCATAAGGGAACAGGCAGTGGACAGGGCAATTGAGGCTAAGAAAGAAGGATGGGGCCCTGACCGTATCCTGATGATGGTCTCCACAGATGAACAGCATCACTTTGCTAACTCAGGCACATCACTGCCAGCTTACTGGAAAGAGGCAGAAAGATGCACCAAAAAGGCAGCCGACGTGGGAATCAAGATGTGCGGCTGTGTCAGTACTATATGGGGAAGCCCTATCTCCGGACCTACAAAACTGGAAGATGCTGTGGAATTTTCCAAACGATGGCTGGATATAGGTGCTGCAGACATAGAACATGCGGATCACGACGGTTCAGCACCGCCGAATCAGGTCTACCGTTATTATTCCATGGTTCTGGATACTATGCCGAACACAGACCTCCACGTGGGCCACTTTCACGTAACACGGGGTTGGGGACTGGCCAATGTGCTGGCTGCCCTTCAGGCTGGTATTGACATATTTGAAGGAACCATTGGTGGTCTGGGAGGCCAGCCTGCCAACTTTATCGATGGTGTCCCTGTTACAGGTACCGGGGCATATTACTACAAGGACCCTAACGTGGTTGGTTTAGCTACCATGGAGGACATGGCAGTTATGATGGACGAAATGGGTATAGAGATCGGGATAAATGTAGACCGTCTCCTGGAATTGGGTACCCTGATGGAAAAGACCATAGGACGCCGCCTCCGCTCTGAAGCAATCCTGAATGGCAGGATTCCCAAAAAGCCCAGAGAGGAATTTAAACGAAAAGGACTGGCAAAAGTCAAAGAAAAACTGGGCGAAAAACCCGATCAGATTTATCCTGATGGCTGGCCTGAGAAAGCTCAGTATAAAGGAAAGTAA
- a CDS encoding enoyl-CoA hydratase-related protein, protein MSDILLKEEKEGILILTLNRPEAMNCFNFALLNELNAAISEANFDPDLRVIIITGASGEKRAAFCTGADLVERRTMSPDDVKRFIHTISSTFSNVQNVKVPVIAAINGFAFGGGLELALACDIRVASSNALMGLTETSLAIIPGAGGTQRLPRVVGISKAKELIYTARRITADEALACGLVIQVVEPDKLIDVCMEKAHKIAENGPIAVQQAKFAINKGMECSLDIGLGIEARAYAITIPTEDRIEGLNAFKEKRKPEYKGR, encoded by the coding sequence ATGTCAGATATCCTATTAAAAGAAGAGAAAGAAGGTATCCTGATATTAACTCTCAACCGCCCCGAAGCGATGAACTGTTTTAATTTTGCCCTGCTTAACGAGCTCAATGCGGCCATTTCTGAGGCAAATTTTGACCCTGACCTTAGGGTAATAATCATTACCGGCGCATCCGGTGAAAAAAGGGCGGCATTTTGTACCGGGGCAGATCTGGTTGAGAGAAGAACCATGTCTCCAGACGATGTCAAGAGGTTCATTCATACCATCAGTTCCACGTTTTCCAATGTCCAAAATGTAAAGGTACCTGTTATCGCAGCGATTAACGGTTTTGCCTTCGGGGGAGGATTAGAGCTGGCTCTGGCCTGCGACATAAGAGTAGCTTCCTCCAACGCGCTCATGGGATTGACAGAGACCAGCCTTGCCATTATTCCAGGGGCAGGGGGTACCCAGCGTTTGCCCAGAGTTGTAGGTATATCAAAGGCCAAGGAGCTTATATACACAGCCAGGCGCATTACTGCGGATGAGGCATTAGCCTGCGGTCTGGTAATCCAGGTAGTGGAGCCCGATAAGTTAATAGATGTCTGTATGGAAAAAGCCCATAAGATTGCTGAGAACGGTCCTATAGCTGTGCAGCAGGCAAAATTTGCTATCAATAAAGGGATGGAGTGCAGCCTCGATATCGGTCTCGGGATAGAAGCCAGGGCTTATGCCATAACAATACCCACGGAAGACCGTATTGAGGGACTCAATGCCTTCAAAGAGAAGCGGAAACCAGAATACAAAGGGAGATAA
- a CDS encoding GGDEF domain-containing protein, giving the protein MVKLSEILNKGVFLLFHGLVLFGLYLSSLYSYLLFHSLVEIFSIFVGYVIFVFSWHSRKRMDNNYLLFMGIAFLFISSLDLIHTLAYKGMGVFPGYGANLPTQLWIAARYLQSLTLLISPVFLQRKLNIYLGFAVFAVATVLALATIFTGAFPACFVEGVGMTPFKKISEYIISLILLASIVLLLRRRTSFDRNVLQWLVMSIVLTIGAELTFTLYISVYGISNLIGHFFKLIAFYLIYIAIVETGLEKPHYLLFRNLKQNEETLEKTIKEVKHLAITDSLTGLYNRRHFYKLAEDESHRAYRYQHPLSVIMLDIDYFKQINDTFGHTVGDEVLQRVAECCRQQLRKVDVLGRYGGDEFVMLLPESNLTAACQAAERLRTTIAQVTLNTTKGTAKVTASLGVAAMDTENLTLETLLIHADQALLVAKQNGRNRVCCD; this is encoded by the coding sequence ATGGTAAAGCTTTCTGAGATTCTAAATAAAGGTGTATTCCTTTTATTCCATGGGTTGGTTCTGTTCGGCTTATACTTGAGCAGTCTTTATAGCTACCTCCTTTTTCATAGCCTTGTGGAGATATTCAGCATTTTTGTCGGCTATGTGATTTTTGTGTTTTCCTGGCACTCGAGAAAACGCATGGACAATAATTACCTCCTGTTCATGGGGATTGCTTTTTTGTTCATCAGCAGTCTGGACCTGATTCATACGCTGGCTTACAAAGGTATGGGTGTATTTCCTGGATATGGCGCTAATTTACCGACTCAGCTCTGGATTGCTGCCCGCTATCTCCAAAGCCTTACCTTGCTCATCTCACCTGTATTTCTCCAACGGAAACTGAATATCTATCTCGGGTTTGCGGTGTTTGCGGTAGCCACTGTCCTTGCGCTAGCCACGATATTTACCGGTGCTTTCCCGGCTTGTTTTGTGGAAGGGGTAGGCATGACACCATTTAAGAAGATAAGTGAGTATATCATTTCACTCATCCTCTTAGCCTCCATCGTGCTACTGCTTCGCAGACGTACCTCGTTCGACCGGAATGTATTGCAGTGGTTGGTTATGTCCATTGTCTTGACTATCGGAGCGGAATTAACGTTCACGTTATATATCAGCGTGTATGGCATTTCCAATCTGATCGGGCATTTCTTCAAACTTATCGCATTTTATTTAATTTACATCGCCATCGTTGAAACAGGATTAGAGAAACCGCATTACCTGTTGTTCAGAAATCTGAAACAAAATGAGGAAACACTAGAAAAAACAATCAAGGAAGTGAAACACTTAGCGATTACCGATTCGCTGACAGGTCTGTACAACCGGCGCCATTTTTACAAGCTAGCTGAAGATGAGAGTCATCGTGCCTATCGCTATCAGCACCCCTTATCTGTAATTATGCTGGATATTGACTACTTTAAGCAGATTAACGATACCTTCGGGCACACCGTTGGTGATGAAGTCCTGCAACGGGTAGCTGAATGCTGTCGCCAGCAACTGCGTAAAGTGGACGTATTGGGCCGTTACGGAGGAGATGAATTTGTAATGTTGCTGCCTGAAAGTAATCTGACTGCCGCTTGCCAGGCGGCTGAACGTCTGCGCACGACTATCGCGCAGGTGACATTGAACACCACCAAGGGGACTGCAAAGGTCACTGCAAGTCTGGGCGTTGCTGCTATGGACACTGAAAATCTCACACTGGAAACCCTGCTCATCCATGCGGATCAAGCCCTCTTAGTTGCCAAACAGAATGGGCGAAACCGGGTATGTTGTGATTGA
- a CDS encoding carboxyl transferase domain-containing protein — translation MSDRSEMDKTAMENRDHWLREEEGLYVHRQEAYDVGGQKQLDRLSKQGKKPVRQLIEQLIDPGTKLFEVGIDAGFEIGYSEQPHIPGGGLVTGVGRIHGKDCMIFGNESRMTAGTYYPITLKKHMRAQKIAEECGLTCVYIADSGGIFLPMQEGCFADEGMFGSMFYNMCNMSARGIKQYTLSTGGNTAGGAYIVYLACESIMIEKMAFAFLAGPPMVKSAIGEDVSMEDLGGAYVHTKHSGGCDHFVKSQEEGIDKLRELIKFDPPQKTYIDRRETKEPKIPVEKLYEILPKDTYRAINVREVIKCIADDSYFSEYKKEYKTGRGDTIVCGKMWLKGIPVGVVASNGIGVIFIEAARKAAEWMIRCGNDKTPLLFIQNAPGYMVGKQEEWEGIGKYGADMVRTCSTVQVPKIQWVIGPDHGAANYGMCGRAYRPRFCFQTMRARTSVMSGRTAAFILTSLERRKAKEAGKEMDEEEVVRFDALMREKYEREANPFFTGARLFHDGVIALKESRDVLARAFELALHKSIPNSVFGNVKF, via the coding sequence ATGTCAGATAGGTCAGAAATGGATAAAACAGCAATGGAAAACAGAGATCACTGGTTGAGGGAAGAGGAAGGGCTCTATGTACACAGGCAGGAGGCATACGATGTGGGTGGACAAAAGCAGCTTGACAGATTGTCAAAACAGGGGAAAAAGCCTGTCAGGCAACTCATTGAGCAGTTGATTGATCCAGGCACAAAACTCTTTGAAGTGGGTATAGATGCCGGATTCGAAATTGGATACTCCGAACAGCCTCACATACCCGGGGGTGGTCTGGTTACAGGGGTGGGCAGGATTCACGGTAAGGACTGCATGATCTTTGGAAACGAGAGTCGGATGACAGCAGGAACATATTATCCTATAACCCTGAAGAAACATATGCGTGCACAGAAAATCGCTGAAGAATGCGGCCTGACATGTGTTTATATAGCTGATTCAGGCGGTATATTTTTGCCCATGCAAGAGGGGTGCTTTGCAGATGAGGGAATGTTTGGTTCTATGTTTTATAATATGTGCAATATGTCTGCAAGGGGAATCAAACAATATACCCTGAGCACCGGTGGCAATACCGCAGGAGGGGCATATATAGTCTATCTTGCCTGTGAATCAATAATGATCGAAAAGATGGCATTCGCCTTTCTGGCAGGTCCACCTATGGTCAAATCGGCCATAGGCGAAGACGTGAGCATGGAAGATTTAGGCGGGGCATATGTTCATACAAAACATTCGGGAGGCTGCGACCACTTTGTGAAAAGCCAGGAGGAAGGTATTGATAAGCTAAGAGAATTGATCAAATTTGACCCGCCCCAGAAGACATATATCGATCGCCGGGAGACTAAAGAGCCTAAAATTCCTGTGGAAAAACTCTATGAGATACTGCCAAAAGATACTTACAGGGCCATTAATGTGAGAGAAGTAATCAAGTGCATCGCTGATGACAGTTATTTCTCCGAGTATAAGAAGGAGTATAAAACAGGCAGGGGTGATACAATCGTCTGTGGTAAGATGTGGCTGAAGGGTATCCCTGTAGGGGTTGTGGCCTCTAACGGGATAGGAGTAATCTTTATCGAAGCAGCCAGAAAGGCGGCAGAATGGATGATCCGCTGTGGAAATGACAAGACCCCCCTGCTCTTTATCCAGAACGCCCCTGGATATATGGTGGGCAAACAGGAAGAATGGGAGGGAATCGGTAAGTATGGAGCGGATATGGTTCGCACCTGCAGTACTGTTCAGGTACCGAAGATTCAGTGGGTTATAGGTCCCGACCACGGAGCCGCAAATTATGGTATGTGTGGCAGGGCATATAGACCACGGTTTTGCTTCCAGACGATGCGTGCCAGGACCTCTGTTATGTCTGGAAGAACAGCAGCCTTTATCCTCACCAGTCTTGAAAGAAGGAAGGCAAAGGAAGCAGGCAAGGAGATGGATGAAGAGGAAGTTGTAAGATTTGATGCCCTGATGAGGGAAAAGTATGAGCGAGAGGCTAATCCCTTCTTCACCGGGGCGCGTCTGTTTCACGATGGTGTAATTGCCTTAAAAGAGTCCCGGGATGTTCTGGCAAGGGCTTTCGAACTTGCTTTACATAAGTCAATCCCGAACTCTGTCTTCGGGAATGTAAAGTTTTAG
- a CDS encoding hydroxymethylglutaryl-CoA lyase, whose translation MRLKLPKSVTIVEVGPRDGLQNEGIEVSTDQKVELINCLSQTGLTRIEVTSFTHPSWIPQLKDAKSVMNQIQRKEGVVYSALVPNKKGYERAMECQVDEVVLLVSASETHNLKNVNRTVSESLSELKETSLNIPKDMVRIRGVIAMAFECPFDGKISPDRVIDIGKEIKRMGAYEIALADTAGLANPAQVYKVFSMAAHELSGISLAAHFHNTYGFGMANVFASLQCGVSVFDGSIGGLGGCPYIPEASGNIATEDIVYMMKTMGIETGIELSRLMKCSKLTGGLVQKPLTGYLSKQKKD comes from the coding sequence ATGCGCCTTAAGCTTCCTAAATCAGTAACAATTGTAGAGGTAGGCCCCAGGGATGGCCTGCAAAATGAAGGCATAGAAGTCTCTACCGACCAAAAAGTAGAACTGATAAACTGCTTGTCCCAAACGGGTCTGACCCGGATAGAGGTTACCTCCTTTACCCATCCATCATGGATCCCCCAATTAAAGGATGCTAAATCGGTGATGAATCAGATTCAAAGGAAAGAGGGGGTTGTTTACAGTGCGTTGGTCCCCAATAAAAAAGGCTATGAGCGGGCTATGGAATGTCAGGTGGATGAGGTAGTGCTTCTGGTATCTGCCAGCGAGACACACAATCTGAAAAACGTCAATCGTACTGTTTCTGAATCCTTAAGTGAGCTAAAGGAAACATCTTTAAATATTCCCAAAGATATGGTAAGAATACGCGGGGTTATTGCCATGGCGTTTGAATGCCCTTTTGATGGTAAAATCTCCCCTGACCGGGTTATAGACATTGGCAAAGAGATTAAGAGAATGGGGGCATATGAAATAGCCTTAGCTGATACAGCCGGGTTAGCTAACCCTGCACAGGTGTATAAAGTTTTCTCAATGGCTGCCCATGAATTGTCCGGAATCTCTCTGGCTGCCCATTTTCATAATACTTATGGTTTTGGCATGGCAAATGTTTTTGCTTCGTTACAGTGTGGTGTAAGTGTTTTTGACGGCTCCATAGGTGGGTTGGGAGGATGTCCCTATATACCTGAAGCATCGGGGAATATAGCTACCGAGGACATTGTATACATGATGAAAACAATGGGAATTGAAACAGGTATAGAGTTGAGCAGGCTTATGAAATGCAGTAAACTGACCGGGGGATTGGTGCAAAAACCGTTAACCGGTTATTTATCGAAACAAAAAAAGGATTAA
- the opp4C gene encoding oligopeptide ABC transporter permease — MQRETPGRLFWRRFRKNRLATSGTLIVLLLFLVAALAPYISPYDIGDINTKNALQPPSRDHLLGTDQLGRDVLSRMIWGSRISLLVGFVAVGIAIVIGTFLGALAGFYGKWVDNVIMRFVDIMLCFPTFFLILAVIAILEPSIWNIMIVIGVTSWMGVTRLVRAEFLSLKERDFVKAAKATGAKNPRIIFLHILPNALSPIWVSATLGVAAAILTESALSFLGIGVQPPTPSWGNILTAGKDNIEIAWWLSLYPGLAILITVLGYNLLGEGIRDAIDPRLTAL; from the coding sequence ATGCAAAGGGAAACTCCGGGACGCCTTTTTTGGCGCAGATTCAGAAAGAATAGGCTTGCTACAAGCGGAACATTGATCGTCCTTCTTCTCTTCCTTGTTGCTGCTTTAGCTCCATATATATCCCCTTATGATATAGGCGATATAAATACCAAAAATGCCCTGCAACCACCGAGCAGAGACCATTTGCTCGGCACTGATCAACTGGGAAGGGATGTCCTGAGCCGGATGATCTGGGGGTCGCGGATATCCCTTTTGGTCGGATTTGTTGCTGTTGGAATTGCCATTGTCATTGGCACCTTTCTTGGCGCCCTGGCAGGTTTTTATGGCAAATGGGTTGATAACGTAATAATGCGGTTTGTTGATATAATGCTCTGTTTCCCCACTTTTTTTCTCATCCTTGCAGTAATTGCTATCCTTGAGCCCAGTATATGGAATATTATGATCGTAATTGGAGTTACTTCCTGGATGGGAGTAACGCGTCTTGTAAGGGCTGAATTTTTGAGCCTTAAAGAGAGGGATTTTGTTAAGGCTGCAAAGGCAACGGGTGCGAAAAATCCCAGGATAATCTTTCTCCATATCTTACCCAATGCCTTATCTCCCATATGGGTGTCTGCTACCCTGGGTGTTGCTGCGGCAATCCTCACGGAATCTGCATTGAGCTTTCTCGGCATAGGGGTTCAGCCCCCCACACCCAGTTGGGGGAACATCCTGACCGCAGGAAAAGACAATATAGAAATTGCCTGGTGGCTATCTCTCTACCCTGGGCTGGCTATTCTCATTACGGTACTGGGGTACAATCTTCTGGGAGAAGGTATAAGAGATGCCATAGACCCAAGATTGACGGCTTTGTAA
- a CDS encoding ABC transporter permease: MFYYLIRRLVSMIPLLLGITVISFAVIHLAPGAPTGLQTDLNPKITAEARARLEKIYGLDKPLHTQYLLWLKRLVVLDLGNSFSMDGRPVTDKIIERIPVTILINALSLFLIILISIPIGVISASYQNSFFDKFTTVFVFAGFAVPTFWLALLLMILFGVNLGWLPISGLKSLNYEYLPTLGMIMDRAKHLILPIFVSAFGGLAGLSRYTRSNMLEVIRQDYIMTARSKGLAERVVIFKHALRNALLPVITILGLSVPGLIGGSVIFETIFAIPGMGQLFYMSVMARDYPVIMGILVIGSVLTLMGNLIADISYALVDPRIKIAK; this comes from the coding sequence TTGTTTTACTATCTTATTAGACGCCTTGTTTCAATGATTCCTCTGCTTTTAGGAATTACCGTAATTTCTTTTGCGGTCATCCATTTAGCCCCGGGAGCACCAACGGGTCTTCAGACCGATCTGAACCCCAAGATCACGGCAGAAGCCAGGGCTCGGCTGGAGAAGATTTACGGGCTGGATAAACCCCTGCACACCCAGTATCTTTTGTGGCTTAAACGTCTGGTTGTCCTGGATCTCGGCAATTCTTTTTCAATGGACGGAAGACCTGTCACAGATAAGATCATCGAAAGGATTCCCGTAACTATTCTTATAAATGCCCTTTCTCTGTTTCTGATCATCTTAATATCTATCCCCATAGGCGTTATTTCAGCCAGCTACCAGAACTCCTTTTTTGACAAGTTTACAACAGTTTTCGTCTTTGCAGGATTTGCGGTCCCAACTTTCTGGCTGGCATTGCTCTTGATGATCCTATTCGGGGTAAACCTGGGCTGGTTACCCATATCTGGCTTAAAATCATTGAATTACGAATACTTACCAACCCTTGGAATGATTATGGACAGGGCAAAACACCTGATACTCCCTATATTTGTTTCTGCTTTTGGAGGATTAGCAGGACTTTCCAGATACACAAGATCCAATATGCTGGAGGTAATCAGGCAGGATTATATAATGACAGCCCGATCAAAGGGTTTGGCAGAAAGGGTGGTAATATTTAAACATGCCCTGAGGAATGCCCTGTTGCCTGTTATAACAATCCTGGGGCTATCGGTACCTGGATTAATCGGCGGAAGCGTAATCTTTGAAACTATCTTCGCCATACCAGGAATGGGACAGTTATTCTACATGAGCGTTATGGCCAGGGATTACCCTGTAATAATGGGGATCCTGGTCATTGGATCTGTGCTTACCTTGATGGGTAACCTTATTGCCGATATATCCTATGCACTGGTTGACCCAAGGATAAAGATAGCTAAGTAA